From a single Chlorocebus sabaeus isolate Y175 chromosome X, mChlSab1.0.hap1, whole genome shotgun sequence genomic region:
- the ARMCX5 gene encoding armadillo repeat-containing X-linked protein 5 has translation MVDSGTEARARGKAEAGLQDGISGPATARVNGKTQAKAVAEAELKTESVTQAKAGDGAMTRMHKVTYREAMAVTREVSKMEDTTKSRVMVETKTKPLAERSIVPQTKSKAMPMSGVSAVTKSEVKVVAVIEANIRSYAKSHDKANTGSRSDRREEASIGMKSSDEDEENICSWFWTGEESSVGSWFWPEEETSLQVYKPLPKIQEKPKPAHKPTLTIKQKAIAWSRARYIVLVPIEGGEQSLPPEGNWTLVETLIETPLGIRPLTKIPPYHGPYYQTLTEIKKEIRQREKYGPNPKACHCKSRGFSLEPKEFDKLVALLKLTKDPFIHEIATMIMGISPAYPFTQDIIHDVGITVMIENLVNNANVKEHPRALSIVDDSSESSEEPKSGESYIHQVCKGIVSCPLNSPVQLAGLKLLGHLSVKFDDHYVITSYIPDFLTLLNKGSVKTKFYVLKVFSCLSKNCANTRELISAKVLSSLVAPFNKHESKANILNIIEIFENINFQFKTKVKLFTKEKFTKSELISIFQEAKQFGRKLQDLAEHSDPEVRDKVIRLILKL, from the coding sequence ATGGTTGACTCTGGGACAGAAGCAAGGGCTAGAGGAAAGGCTGAGGCTGGCCTGCAAGATGGAATCAGTGGTCCTGCCACTGCTAGAGTGAATGGTAAAACCCAGGCCAAGGcagtggctgaggcagaactgaaaacagaatcaGTGACCCAGGCCAAAGCTGGTGATGGAGCAATGACCAGGATGCATAAAGTGACCTACAGGGAGGCTATGGCTGTGACAAGGGAAGTGAGCAAGATGGAAGATACAACTAAGAGTAGAGTCATGGTTGAGACTAAGACAAAACCCCTGGCAGAACGCAGTATAGTGCCACAAACCAAGTCAAAGGCCATGCCTATGTCTGGGGTCAGTGCTGTAACCAAATCTGAAGTCAAGGTTGTTGCTGTCATTGAGGCAAATATTAGGTCCTATGCCAAGTCACATGATAAGGCCAATACTGGGTCCAgatctgacagaagggaagaggcCAGCATTGGGATGAAATCCAGTGATgaggatgaagaaaatatatgcTCCTGGTTCTGGACTGGAGAAGAGTCTAGTGTAGGTTCTTGGTTCTGGCCTGAAGAAGAAACCTCTCTTCAAGTTTATAAGCCCCTACCTAAGATCCAGGAAAAGCCCAAGCCCGCACACAAACCCACACTTACTATAAAACAAAAGGCAATAGCATGGTCAAGGGCCAGGTATATTGTCCTAGTTCCAATTGAGGGAGGGGAGCAATCCTTGCCTCCAGAAGGAAACTGGACCCTGGTTGAGACTTTGATTGAAACTCCTCTGGGGATTCGACCTTTGACCAAGATCCCACCTTATCATGGGCCTTATTACCAGACCTTAACTGAGATAAAAAAAGAGATTAGGCAAAGGGAAAAGTATGGGCCTAATCCGAAGGCCTGCCACTGCAAATCACGTGGCTTTAGTTTAGAGCCTAAAGAGTTTGATAAACTTGTTGCCCTCCTTAAGTTAACCAAGGATCCTTTCATTCATGAAATAGCTACAATGATAATGGGTATCAGTCCTGCTTATCCATTTACTCAAGATATAATTCATGATGTAGGTATTACTGTTATGATTGAAAACTTGGTTAATAATGCCAATGTTAAAGAACACCCTAGAGCTTTAAGTATAGTGGATGATAGCTCTGAGTCTTCTGAAGAACCAAAATCAGGGGAATCCTATATACATCAAGTTTGTAAAGGCATAGTCTCTTGCCCCTTGAACTCCCCTGTGCAGCTGGCTGGACTGAAATTACTAGGGCACTTGAGTGTAAAATTTGACGATCACTATGTGATTACCAGTTATATTCCAGATTTTCTCACCCTGTTAAACAAGGGAAGTGTCAAAACcaagttttatgttttaaaagtgttttcgTGTTTGTCTAAAAATTGTGCCAATACAAGAGAATTGATCAGTGCCAAAGTACTGTCATCATTGGTTGCACCCTTTAACAAGCATGAGTCAAAGGCCAATATTCttaatattattgaaatatttgagaatataaaTTTTCAGTTCAAAACAAAGGTGAAGCTATTTACCAAGGAAAAGTTCACTAAATCTGAGCTTATTTCAATATTCCAGGAAGCAAAACAGTTTGGTCGGAAACTCCAAGACTTAGCAGAGCACAGTGATCCTGAAGTGAGAGATAAAGTCATAAGATTAATACTCAAACTCTGA